One part of the Anguilla anguilla isolate fAngAng1 chromosome 11, fAngAng1.pri, whole genome shotgun sequence genome encodes these proteins:
- the ttll3 gene encoding tubulin monoglycylase TTLL3 isoform X2 produces MRPRDHTEVPAQRASLPAPAPSPASAPARAERSQNNEGKVPVTDKGSLRGVIPQSGNVNLPYHLRQTSSTPSPERTTQFPEGKVRRSIASLPVITSDRLSRAKALVEKAVKQRKVFSVQGPYPVLRAALRARGWVEQRQPRNVPSKGRTQGDEGDDRDNSTDGEDSSEEVERDDTPDDIYDIMSRLVRNETVYFCWTMRRDTIDYRSLRKEQITNHFAKAGTFTTKVGLCVNLRNLRWFDAADPDTFFPRCYRLGAEDEKYAFIDDYRRTACSSLLQCVLERSRGEQVEEERAGSSDFSGQKKRCKRRAIESVGSGIIDSALLVCQDFLDTLEHNDIDISMETPPSLTEQQWAEFLHSYYMIVHEGVGIRDSNRYLERCQVMLRRLREVSPQLDTDGIHNIWIVKPGALSRGRGIICVKRLEEILKLVDSDPALIKDSKWVVQKYLERPLLIHGTKFDLRQWFLVTDWNPLTIWFYRECYLRFSTQPYSVERLDSSVHLCNNSIQKHYQPSQRRHPEIPEDNMWSSEQFRTFLRVQGQVALWDSVVVPGMKQAVVHALQTAQDLVESRRGSFELYGADFMLGRDLRPWLIEINGSPTMAPSTPVTAQLCMAVQEDTLRVVLDRRLNRSACTGGFQLIYKQAAVEIPQYVGVSLFVEGAPLRRPRLRPRRKLTLPKAVHIPRPRTDQSKEAGVEKVGGAEAKTAESAKKPVKSRQLSRQKPHAASKRCPTGKRKENNTDKERKGPGSAQNVPRQAAHSLKLIPVCPILTAEPKHSDLGLSSGEKPRLPPRALSRSMDSSLRGSARRRQVCHSCTTRSMLLSPCGLPTLRSPAPLGGSRGLHLGPLDVTATTPPDPPTSNTSPPLQPLLPDVCRQSTPTLSRDTKRKSL; encoded by the exons ATGAGGCCAAGGGATCATACAGAGGTCCCAGCACAGAGGGCGAGCCTCCCAGCTCCGGCACCGTCACCGGCATCGGCACCGGCAAGGGCAGAGCGGAGCCAGAACAATGAGGGGAAAGTGCCCGTTACAGACAAAG GCTCTCTGAGGGGGGTCATTCCACAGAGTGGCAATGTTAACCTACCCTACCACCTCAGACAGACCTCCTCTACACCCTCGCCTGAACGGACCACGCAAT TCCCAGAGGGGAAGGTTCGGCGCAGTATCGCCAGTCTGCCTGTAATCACCTCGGACAGGCTGTCTAGGGCTAAGGCCCTGGTGGAAAAGGCTGTAAAG CAGCGGAAGGTGTTTTCGGTACAGGGTCCTTACCCCGTGCTTCGTGCCGCCTTGCGGGCCAGGGGTTGGGTGGAGCAACGACAGCCACGGAATGTCCCGTCAAAGGGCAGGACTCAGGGAGATGAGGGGGATGACCGGGACAACAGCACAGACGGCGAAG acagttcagaggaggtggagagggatgACACCCCAGATGACATCTACGACATCATG TCCCGCCTCGTTCGAAACGAAACCGTATATTTCTGCTGGACAATGCGAAGGGACACTATTGACTACCGCTCGTTGCGGAAAGAACAGAtaaccaatcattttgcaaaggcCGGCACTTTCACTACCAAG GTGGGCTTGTGTGTGAATTTGAGGAACCTGCGGTGGTTTGACGCGGCCGATCCAGACACCTTCTTCCCGCGCTGCTACAGGCTGGGGGCGGAGGATGAGAAGTACGCCTTCATTG ATGATTACCGGAGGACGGCATGCTCCAGCCTATTGCAGTGTGTGCTGGAGAGGAGTCGCGGGGAGCAagtagaggaagagagagcaggatCAAGTGATTTCTCAG GCCAGAAGAAACGGTGCAAGCGTCGAGCCATTGAATCGGTCGGAAGCGGGATAATTGACAGCGCATTACTTGTGTGCCAGGACTTCCTGGACACTTTGGAACACAATGACATTGACATCTCTATGGAAACACCCCCttccctcacagagcagcaatGGGCGGAGTTCCTTCATAGCTATTACATGATTGTcca tgagggggtggggatCCGGGACTCTAATCGATACCTGGAGCGCTGTCAGGTGATGCTGAGGAGGCTTCGGGAGGTCAGCCCACAGCTGGACACTGATGGGATCCACAACATCTGGATAGTCAAACCTGGGGCTCTGTCCCGGGGCAGGG GGATCATTTGCGTGAAACGCCTGGAAGAAATCCTGAAGCTGGTGGACAGCGACCCAGCTCTGATCAAGGACAGCAAGTGGGTGGTGCAGAAGTACCTGGAGCGCCCCCTCCTGATCCATGGCACCAAGTTCGACCTGCGCCAGTGGTTCCTGGTGACCGACTGGAACCCCCTGACCATATGGTTTTACCGGGAGTGCTATCTGCGCTTCTCTACTCAGCCCTACTCTGTGGAAAGACTGGACag ctcagTCCACCTCTGCAACAATTCCATCCAGAAACACTACCAGCCCTCTCAGCGGCGCCACCCAGAGATTCCTGAGGACAACATGTGGTCGTCGGAGCAGTTCCGCACGTTCCTCCGTGTGCAGGGCCAGGTGGCGCTGTGGGACAGCGTGGTGGTGCCGGGGATGAAGCAGGCCGTGGTGCACGCCCTGCAGACGGCCCAGGACCTGGTGGAGTCGCGGCGGGGCAGCTTCGAGCTCTACGGCGCCGACTTCATGCTGGGCCGCGACCTGAGGCCCTGGCTGATCGAGATCAACGGCAGCCCCACCATGGCGCCCTCCACGCCCGTGACCGCTCAGCTGTGCATGGCCGTGCAGGAGGACACCCTGCGTGTCGTCCTGGACCGCCGGCTGAACCGCAGCGCTTGCACCGGGGGATTCCAGCTCATATACAAGCAG GCTGCGGTGGAAATCCCGCAGTACGTCGGGGTGAGCCTGTTTGTGGAGGGCGCTCCTCTCAGACGACCTCGTCTTCGCCCCCGTAGGAAACTCACCCTGCCCAAGGCTGTCCACATCCCCCGGCCTCGCACTGACCAGTCAAAAGAAGCGGGGGTGGAAAAGGTGGGTGGAGCTGAGGCAAAAACTGCGGAATCCGCTAAAAAACCCGTAAAGTCCCGCCAGTTGTCTCGCCAGAAGCCCCATGCGGCATCCAAACGCTGCCCCAcggggaagaggaaggagaacaacacagacaaagagaggaaaggacCGGGATCTGCGCAGAATGTCCCACGGCAGGCCGCCCACTCCCTCAAGCTCATCCCGGTGTGCCCCATCCTGACGGCGGAGCCCAAACACTCGGACCTGGGCCTGAGCTCGGGGGAGAAGCCGCGCCTGCCCCCCCGCGCCCTGTCCCGCTCCATGGACTCATCCTTACGGGGCTCCGCCCGCCGCAGGCAGGTTTGCCACTCCTGCACCACGCGCTCTATGCTCCTGTCCCCCTGCGGCCTGCCCACTCtgcgcagccccgcccccctcggaGGGAGCAGAGGCCTGCACCTGGGCCCGCTGGATGTCACCGCTACCACGCCCCCCGACCCGCCCACCTCAAACACGAGCCCCCCGCTGCAGCCGCTCCTCCCCGACGTCTGCAGACAGAGCACGCCCACGCTCAGCCGGGACACAAAGCGCAAGTCCTTATGA
- the ttll3 gene encoding tubulin monoglycylase TTLL3 isoform X1: MRPRDHTEVPAQRASLPAPAPSPASAPARAERSQNNEGKVPVTDKGSLRGVIPQSGNVNLPYHLRQTSSTPSPERTTQSVPEGKVRRSIASLPVITSDRLSRAKALVEKAVKQRKVFSVQGPYPVLRAALRARGWVEQRQPRNVPSKGRTQGDEGDDRDNSTDGEDSSEEVERDDTPDDIYDIMSRLVRNETVYFCWTMRRDTIDYRSLRKEQITNHFAKAGTFTTKVGLCVNLRNLRWFDAADPDTFFPRCYRLGAEDEKYAFIDDYRRTACSSLLQCVLERSRGEQVEEERAGSSDFSGQKKRCKRRAIESVGSGIIDSALLVCQDFLDTLEHNDIDISMETPPSLTEQQWAEFLHSYYMIVHEGVGIRDSNRYLERCQVMLRRLREVSPQLDTDGIHNIWIVKPGALSRGRGIICVKRLEEILKLVDSDPALIKDSKWVVQKYLERPLLIHGTKFDLRQWFLVTDWNPLTIWFYRECYLRFSTQPYSVERLDSSVHLCNNSIQKHYQPSQRRHPEIPEDNMWSSEQFRTFLRVQGQVALWDSVVVPGMKQAVVHALQTAQDLVESRRGSFELYGADFMLGRDLRPWLIEINGSPTMAPSTPVTAQLCMAVQEDTLRVVLDRRLNRSACTGGFQLIYKQAAVEIPQYVGVSLFVEGAPLRRPRLRPRRKLTLPKAVHIPRPRTDQSKEAGVEKVGGAEAKTAESAKKPVKSRQLSRQKPHAASKRCPTGKRKENNTDKERKGPGSAQNVPRQAAHSLKLIPVCPILTAEPKHSDLGLSSGEKPRLPPRALSRSMDSSLRGSARRRQVCHSCTTRSMLLSPCGLPTLRSPAPLGGSRGLHLGPLDVTATTPPDPPTSNTSPPLQPLLPDVCRQSTPTLSRDTKRKSL, translated from the exons ATGAGGCCAAGGGATCATACAGAGGTCCCAGCACAGAGGGCGAGCCTCCCAGCTCCGGCACCGTCACCGGCATCGGCACCGGCAAGGGCAGAGCGGAGCCAGAACAATGAGGGGAAAGTGCCCGTTACAGACAAAG GCTCTCTGAGGGGGGTCATTCCACAGAGTGGCAATGTTAACCTACCCTACCACCTCAGACAGACCTCCTCTACACCCTCGCCTGAACGGACCACGCAAT CAGTCCCAGAGGGGAAGGTTCGGCGCAGTATCGCCAGTCTGCCTGTAATCACCTCGGACAGGCTGTCTAGGGCTAAGGCCCTGGTGGAAAAGGCTGTAAAG CAGCGGAAGGTGTTTTCGGTACAGGGTCCTTACCCCGTGCTTCGTGCCGCCTTGCGGGCCAGGGGTTGGGTGGAGCAACGACAGCCACGGAATGTCCCGTCAAAGGGCAGGACTCAGGGAGATGAGGGGGATGACCGGGACAACAGCACAGACGGCGAAG acagttcagaggaggtggagagggatgACACCCCAGATGACATCTACGACATCATG TCCCGCCTCGTTCGAAACGAAACCGTATATTTCTGCTGGACAATGCGAAGGGACACTATTGACTACCGCTCGTTGCGGAAAGAACAGAtaaccaatcattttgcaaaggcCGGCACTTTCACTACCAAG GTGGGCTTGTGTGTGAATTTGAGGAACCTGCGGTGGTTTGACGCGGCCGATCCAGACACCTTCTTCCCGCGCTGCTACAGGCTGGGGGCGGAGGATGAGAAGTACGCCTTCATTG ATGATTACCGGAGGACGGCATGCTCCAGCCTATTGCAGTGTGTGCTGGAGAGGAGTCGCGGGGAGCAagtagaggaagagagagcaggatCAAGTGATTTCTCAG GCCAGAAGAAACGGTGCAAGCGTCGAGCCATTGAATCGGTCGGAAGCGGGATAATTGACAGCGCATTACTTGTGTGCCAGGACTTCCTGGACACTTTGGAACACAATGACATTGACATCTCTATGGAAACACCCCCttccctcacagagcagcaatGGGCGGAGTTCCTTCATAGCTATTACATGATTGTcca tgagggggtggggatCCGGGACTCTAATCGATACCTGGAGCGCTGTCAGGTGATGCTGAGGAGGCTTCGGGAGGTCAGCCCACAGCTGGACACTGATGGGATCCACAACATCTGGATAGTCAAACCTGGGGCTCTGTCCCGGGGCAGGG GGATCATTTGCGTGAAACGCCTGGAAGAAATCCTGAAGCTGGTGGACAGCGACCCAGCTCTGATCAAGGACAGCAAGTGGGTGGTGCAGAAGTACCTGGAGCGCCCCCTCCTGATCCATGGCACCAAGTTCGACCTGCGCCAGTGGTTCCTGGTGACCGACTGGAACCCCCTGACCATATGGTTTTACCGGGAGTGCTATCTGCGCTTCTCTACTCAGCCCTACTCTGTGGAAAGACTGGACag ctcagTCCACCTCTGCAACAATTCCATCCAGAAACACTACCAGCCCTCTCAGCGGCGCCACCCAGAGATTCCTGAGGACAACATGTGGTCGTCGGAGCAGTTCCGCACGTTCCTCCGTGTGCAGGGCCAGGTGGCGCTGTGGGACAGCGTGGTGGTGCCGGGGATGAAGCAGGCCGTGGTGCACGCCCTGCAGACGGCCCAGGACCTGGTGGAGTCGCGGCGGGGCAGCTTCGAGCTCTACGGCGCCGACTTCATGCTGGGCCGCGACCTGAGGCCCTGGCTGATCGAGATCAACGGCAGCCCCACCATGGCGCCCTCCACGCCCGTGACCGCTCAGCTGTGCATGGCCGTGCAGGAGGACACCCTGCGTGTCGTCCTGGACCGCCGGCTGAACCGCAGCGCTTGCACCGGGGGATTCCAGCTCATATACAAGCAG GCTGCGGTGGAAATCCCGCAGTACGTCGGGGTGAGCCTGTTTGTGGAGGGCGCTCCTCTCAGACGACCTCGTCTTCGCCCCCGTAGGAAACTCACCCTGCCCAAGGCTGTCCACATCCCCCGGCCTCGCACTGACCAGTCAAAAGAAGCGGGGGTGGAAAAGGTGGGTGGAGCTGAGGCAAAAACTGCGGAATCCGCTAAAAAACCCGTAAAGTCCCGCCAGTTGTCTCGCCAGAAGCCCCATGCGGCATCCAAACGCTGCCCCAcggggaagaggaaggagaacaacacagacaaagagaggaaaggacCGGGATCTGCGCAGAATGTCCCACGGCAGGCCGCCCACTCCCTCAAGCTCATCCCGGTGTGCCCCATCCTGACGGCGGAGCCCAAACACTCGGACCTGGGCCTGAGCTCGGGGGAGAAGCCGCGCCTGCCCCCCCGCGCCCTGTCCCGCTCCATGGACTCATCCTTACGGGGCTCCGCCCGCCGCAGGCAGGTTTGCCACTCCTGCACCACGCGCTCTATGCTCCTGTCCCCCTGCGGCCTGCCCACTCtgcgcagccccgcccccctcggaGGGAGCAGAGGCCTGCACCTGGGCCCGCTGGATGTCACCGCTACCACGCCCCCCGACCCGCCCACCTCAAACACGAGCCCCCCGCTGCAGCCGCTCCTCCCCGACGTCTGCAGACAGAGCACGCCCACGCTCAGCCGGGACACAAAGCGCAAGTCCTTATGA